Proteins from one Danaus plexippus chromosome 18 unlocalized genomic scaffold, MEX_DaPlex mxdp_20, whole genome shotgun sequence genomic window:
- the LOC116773255 gene encoding transcription termination factor 2-like — protein MENSYVEYRDTTGVESDSDTEIIDNSYTDESFAKLKTPGKKNHTAFVPESDDTVSEDDDVSKINLSKSVQSRSSVNRHVVLSSDDEKSKRGSIQKQSDASNNIVLSSSEDEAEDSPEIKPRRRPKTSPRLSESFIGRKTKKRIFLIDSDTENSIIVEHDKNRKLKCVKDTPAKIDKNDLRKSILDIKNMSIQSNDSARTDDGDGTDDEQISGDEKTEGRDGTDQDEGSHSDSVHSNDVPNIEGSRQRVSDSGHSDDNTDLQDTETRRDISSRGDDLDESDGNDKNEGYSSDDGPDEDQLVMSRATRMSIMGILPKENDSDDSDYLQSDDTNQTSRGSSLDLPTDPPAGNETPKKDGDISRLTCSPFQSPLHDITNEVNSPNNSKNTPDICDLTRSEPCDLRNRVLDKLKSTQTKYVEKVIDDDVTIIDAKPEVIALSSDEDEVRDEKKSPNTKGNLKAEPTSVRKDNTIKQYLLPPSYPNQVVYVKKNVRENELSKLNGLKEDLQNIRYLLENMDMNSLPDGGLKLIERLTTLEAEVRKQGDKVANMVIEPDEPTRADVARDGFDKENKGLSWDDIQKASNAVQPRMFGKQAMATHMAERNLILERLRDLYESLASRPSEQHHHHQPAPLVTSLMDHQLHALAWLHWRETQKPRGGILADDMGLGKTITMIALVVSDKEKNIDHQPDDDDHGGRSRLARGGTLVVCPASLMQQWAGEVAKHCRPHAVSVCHHHGAARATQPHRLASYDLVITTYNILQRESEKGGVLTRVRWRRVILDEAHVVRNHKSSTSLGVCSLSSWARWALTGTPLHNKDLDLFALLKFLKCTPFDDLAMWKKWIDNKSLGGQERLSTIMRCIMLRRTKQLLQERGQLTCLPERSAHHVDVTLHKDEMNVYQKVLVFSKTLFAQFLQQRAERIGDSAPGKDSEYHKMHKKMIALQGAKPVKSHEILVLLLRLRQVCCHCGLIAAMLDPDDTADVVEDQGGADLMEELNKLSLEDSRSKRKSKDKNEDVEEDPGEATTAAEAIRSVLSPNNPVFNLERQSSKIKAVMECLNKNVFPNKGEKAVVVSQWTSVLRLVERALTALGVSSVTLSGAVPVTARAALVNAVNDAKSDVKVMLLSLCAGGVGLNLCGANHLLLLDPHWNPQLEEQAQDRIYRVGQTKHVHIYRFMCVGTVEQTIRQLQDVKLKMADSVLTGARNTNASKLTIEDLKMLFNMGPQSDS, from the exons TACAGCATTTGTGCCTGAATCGGATGACACAGTATCAgaag acgATGATGTTTCAAAAATCAATCTATCTAAGTCAGTGCAAAGCAGAAGCAGTGTTAATCGTCATGTTGTTCTAAGTAGTGACGATG aaaAAAGTAAAAGGGGCAGTATACAAAAACAGTCTGATGCTTCAAATAACATTGTTCTAAGTTCTTCAGAAGATGAGG ctGAAGATTCACCTGAAATAAAACCGAGACGGCGTCCCAAAACCTCTCCTCGGCTGTCAGAGTCCTTTATTGGacgcaaaacaaaaaaacgtaTATTCCTCATAGACTCGGACACTGAAAACTCTATAATAGTTGAACATGACAAAAACCGGAAACTGAAATGTGTTAAGGACACTCCGGCTAAGATCGATAAGAATGATTTACGAAAAAGTATACTGGATATAAAGAATATGAGTATACAAAGTAATGATAGTGCACGGACTGATGATGGCGACGGAACTGATGATGAACAGATAAGTGGTGATGAAAAGACTGAGGGAAGAGATGGAACTGATCAGGACGAAGGAAGCCACAGTGATAGTGTTCACAGCAATGATGTTCCGAACATTGAAGGTAGTAGACAAAGAGTTAGTGACAGCGGACACTCTGATGACAACACTGATCTTCAGGACACTGAAACGAGACGTGATATATCATCAAGAGGTGATGATTTAGATGAAAGTGATGGAAATGACAAAAACGAAGGTTACTCCAGTGACGACGGTCCTGATGAAGATCAGCTGGTGATGTCCAGAGCTACGAGGATGAGTATAATGGGTATACTGCCGAAGGAGAACGATAGTGATGACTCAGATTACCTGCAGTCTGATGAT ACCAACCAGACATCACGAGGTAGTTCTTTGGACCTCCCGACTGACCCACCAGCCGGCAATGAAACACCCAAGAAAGATGGAGACATATCAAGATTGACGTGCTCACCTTTTCAGAGTCCACTCCATGATATCACGAATGAAGTCAACTCACCAAATAATTCAAAGAACACTCCGGATATCTGTGATCTGACCAGATCTGAGCCTTGTGATCTACGGAACAGGGTTTTAGATAAGTTGAAGAGTACCCAGACCAAATATGTGGAGAAGGTTATTGATGATGACGTCACCATCATAGATGCGAAACCAGAGGTCATAGCCCTCAGCAGCGATGAAGATGAG GTGAGAGATGAGAAGAAATCCCCCAATACAAAGGGTAACCTGAAAGCGGAGCCGACATCGGTTAGGAAGGACAACACCATCAAGCAGTACCTCCTGCCGCCCAGTTACCCCAACCAG GTGGTGTACGTCAAGAAGAATGTTCGTGAAAACGAACTCTCCAAGCTCAACGGACTCAAAGAAGACTTGCAGAATATCAGA TATCTCCTGGAGAATATGGATATGAACTCGCTACCTGACGGAGGGCTCAAGCTTATAGAACGACTCACGACCCTGGAGGCGGAAGTCAGGAAACAGGGGGACAAAGTGGCCAACATGGTGATAGAGCCAG ATGAACCTACTCGCGCGGATGTAGCGAGGGATGGCTTCGACAAAGAGAACAAGGGTCTGTCCTGGGACGACATACAGAAGGCGAGTAATGCGGTCCAGCCCAGGATGTTCGGCAAACAGG CGATGGCCACCCACATGGCGGAACGTAACCTGATCCTGGAGCGTCTCCGCGACCTGTACGAGTCCTTGGCTTCCCGTCCGTCGGAACAGCACCACCACCACCAGCCGGCGCCGCTCGTCACCTCTCTCATGGACCACCAGCTACACGCCCTCGCCTGGCTGCACTGGAGGGAGACGCAGAAACCACGGGGAGGGATACTGG CCGACGACATGGGCCTGGGCAAGACGATCACCATGATAGCTCTGGTAGTGAGCGACAAGGAGAAGAACATCGACCACCAGCCAGACGATGACGATCATGGAGGGAGGTCCAGAT TGGCTCGCGGCGGCACGCTGGTGGTGTGTCCGGCGTCGCTGATGCAGCAGTGGGCGGGCGAGGTGGCGAAGCACTGCCGGCCGCACGCCGTGTCCGTGTGTCACCACCACGGAGCCGCCCGCGCCACGCAGCCCCACCGCCTCGCCAGCTACGACCTCGTTATCACCACCTACAACATCCTGCAGAGGGAGAGCGAGAAG GGCGGGGTGTTGACCCGCGTCCGCTGGCGCCGCGTCATCCTGGACGAGGCGCACGTGGTCCGTAACCACAAGTCGTCGACGTCGCTGGGCGTGTGCAGCCTGTCCTCCTGGGCTCGCTGGGCGTTGACCGGGACCCCGCTACATAACAAGGACCTGGACCTGTTCGCCTTGCTGAAGTTCCTCAAATGTACACCCTTCGACGACCTCGCG ATGTGGAAAAAGTGGATCGATAACAAATCTCTCGGCGGCCAAGAACGACTGAGCACCATCATGAGGTGCATCATGCTGAGGAGGACCAAGCAGCTGCTGCAGGAGAGAGGCCAACTCACCTGTCTGCCGGAGCGGAGCGCGCACCACGTGGACGTCACGCTGCACAAGGACGAGATGAACGTGTACCAGAAG GTGTTAGTGTTCTCCAAGACCCTGTTCGCTCAGTTCCTCCAGCAGCGCGCCGAGCGTATCGGGGACTCCGCCCCCGGGAAGGACTCCGAGTACCATAAGATGCATAAGAAAATGATCGCTTTACAAG GAGCGAAACCAGTGAAATCTCACGAGATCTTAGTGCTCTTGCTGCGTCTCCGTCAAGTGTGTTGTCACTGTGGCCTGATAGCGGCCATGTTGGATCCAGACGACACGGCGGACGTGGTCGAGGACCAGGGAGGAGCCGACCTCATGGAAGAACTCAACAAACTGTCGCTAGAGGACTCGCGCTCTAAGAGAAAG AGTAAAGATAAGAACGAGGATGTGGAAGAGGATCCAGGTGAAGCCACTACAGCAGCGGAAGCCATCAGGTCCGTTCTGTCTCCCAACAACCCCGTATTCAACCTGGAGAGGCAGTCCTCCAAGATAAAGGCTGTCATGGAATGTCTGAATAAGAACGTCTTCCCCAATAAAG GCGAGAAGGCGGTGGTGGTGTCTCAGTGGACGTCCGTGCTGCGCCTGGTGGAGCGCGCCCTGACCGCGCTGGGCGTGAGCAGCGTCACGCTGAGCGGCGCCGTGCCCGTCACCGCGCGGGCGGCGCTCGTTAACGCCGTTAATGATGCCAAATCAGATGTCAAG GTGATGTTGTTGTCGCTGTGTGCGGGCGGTGTGGGTCTCAACCTGTGTGGGGCAAACCACCTTCTCCTGCTGGACCCTCACTGGAACCCGCAGCTGGAGGAACAGGCCCAGGACAGGATATACCGAGTGGGACAGACTAAACACGTGCATATATACAG GTTCATGTGCGTGGGTACAGTGGAGCAAACGATCAGACAGCTACAGGACGTCAAGCTAAAGATGGCGGACAGCGTGCTCACCGGCGCCAGGAACACGAACGCCTCCAAACTCACCATAGAGGATCTCAAGATGCTGTTCAACATGGGACCGCAGAGCGACTCATAg
- the LOC116773024 gene encoding uncharacterized protein LOC116773024: MSMERRSCTGSAPHVTKRLCATLMFFIGIVCIFGGYLLGRMARHEVRKNNDILFINLTNAAENLYKKAKIISPKAVHHNGPDKITAKLLDAFHCNVPECGVITHNNLAHFLNNLLNHEVSKLTRSINNSSLYLDSLR; this comes from the exons ATGAGCATGGAACGCAGATCCTGTACTGGCTCCGCACCCCATGTCACCAAGAGGTTGTGTGCCACTCTCATGTTCTTTATAGGCATCGTTTGTATATTCGGAG GCTATTTACTGGGACGAATGGCCCGGCACGAAGTGAGGAAGAACAACGACATACTTTTCATCAACTTGACGAACGCAGCcgagaatttatataaaaaagccaAAATAATATCACCCAAAGCCGTCCATCACAACGGTCCGGACAAAATAACCGCCAAATTGTTGGACGCATTCCATTGCAACGTACCCGAGTGCGGGGTTATAACACACAACAATTTAGCTCATTTTTTGAATAATCTATTAAATCACGAAGTGTCCAAATTAACCAGATCTATAAACAACTCCTCTCTCTATTTAGATTCATTAAGGTGA
- the LOC116772951 gene encoding RNA-binding protein 4.1 isoform X3 encodes MVPQTKVFVGSLPQGSKPEDLRKLFERFGVVTECDIMNRCGFVHMQTEDQASAAIRALNNSSFNGGVITVERGRIKERGQRSGGGRGGMRGGMRGSMDRRGGGPMRGGPPPRDAPYPPMRDSRGMGPMRGADMRGPPMGGGGMGMRNGMGGGAPYDRGMERPPMGGGYDDRYNGYGGEDRRGFALMDGRGARDQYGAPPPMYPDDRRGYGAPVDDMAAMYPDDRRAPMYPDERDMIDRRAPMRGGPMPMSSGYDRAPPRAAPMGNGDMYSRRTPPPMRGAGSAGGYDRDPYGQAYPPMGRMWPPPG; translated from the exons atggTGCCG CAAACGAAAGTGTTCGTTGGAAGTTTACCACAGGGATCGAAGCCAGAGGATTTGAGAAAACTTTTTGAACGTTTCGGAGTCGTCACAGAATGCGATATAATGAACAGATGCGGCTTCGTACACATGCAGACAGAGGACCAAGCATCCGCGGCCATACGAGCCTTGAACAACTCCTCATTCAATGGCGGCGTAATTACCGTCGAACGTGGTAGGATTAAGGAACGGGGACAACGAAGCGGCGGCGGTCGCGGTGGTATGAGGGGTGGCATGCGAGGATCGATGGACCGTCGAGGCGGAGGCCCAATGCGTGGGGGTCCGCCGCCGCGGGACGCTCCATACCCACCGATGCGTGATTCCCGCGGAATGGGTCCTATGAGAGGGGCTGACATGCGTGGACCGCCAATGGGAGGAGGCGGTATGGGTATGAGAAATGGAATGGGTGGCGGAGCCCCATACGACCGCGGCATGGAGCGCCCTCCCATGGGTGGCGGCTATGACGACCGCTACAACGGTTATGGAGGAGAAGACCGTCGCGGATTCGCATTAATGGACGGACGCGGTGCCAGAGACCAATATGGCGCTCCACCTCCGATGTACCCTGATGACAGAAGAGGTTACGGTGCTCCCGTGGACGACATGGCCGCCATGTACCCGGACGATAGACGTGCGCCCATGTACCCAGATGAAAGAGACATGATCGACAGACGAGCTCCAATGAGAGGTGGACCGATGCCGATGTCATCTGGCTATGACAGAGCGCCGCCTCGCGCTGCCCCCATGGGCAACGGAGACATGTACAGCAGGAGGACACCACCACCCAT GCGTGGAGCTGGTTCAGCGGGTGGCTATGACCGAGACCCCTACGGCCAGGCGTACCCCCCCATGGGACG GATGTGGCCTCCGCCCGGCTGA
- the LOC116772951 gene encoding RNA-binding protein 4.1 isoform X1 — MVPQTKVFVGSLPQGSKPEDLRKLFERFGVVTECDIMNRCGFVHMQTEDQASAAIRALNNSSFNGGVITVERGRIKERGQRSGGGRGGMRGGMRGSMDRRGGGPMRGGPPPRDAPYPPMRDSRGMGPMRGADMRGPPMGGGGMGMRNGMGGGAPYDRGMERPPMGGGYDDRYNGYGGEDRRGFALMDGRGARDQYGAPPPMYPDDRRGYGAPVDDMAAMYPDDRRAPMYPDERDMIDRRAPMRGGPMPMSSGYDRAPPRAAPMGNGDMYSRRTPPPMRGAGSAGGYDRDPYGQAYPPMGRGGARGPRDALPRRY, encoded by the exons atggTGCCG CAAACGAAAGTGTTCGTTGGAAGTTTACCACAGGGATCGAAGCCAGAGGATTTGAGAAAACTTTTTGAACGTTTCGGAGTCGTCACAGAATGCGATATAATGAACAGATGCGGCTTCGTACACATGCAGACAGAGGACCAAGCATCCGCGGCCATACGAGCCTTGAACAACTCCTCATTCAATGGCGGCGTAATTACCGTCGAACGTGGTAGGATTAAGGAACGGGGACAACGAAGCGGCGGCGGTCGCGGTGGTATGAGGGGTGGCATGCGAGGATCGATGGACCGTCGAGGCGGAGGCCCAATGCGTGGGGGTCCGCCGCCGCGGGACGCTCCATACCCACCGATGCGTGATTCCCGCGGAATGGGTCCTATGAGAGGGGCTGACATGCGTGGACCGCCAATGGGAGGAGGCGGTATGGGTATGAGAAATGGAATGGGTGGCGGAGCCCCATACGACCGCGGCATGGAGCGCCCTCCCATGGGTGGCGGCTATGACGACCGCTACAACGGTTATGGAGGAGAAGACCGTCGCGGATTCGCATTAATGGACGGACGCGGTGCCAGAGACCAATATGGCGCTCCACCTCCGATGTACCCTGATGACAGAAGAGGTTACGGTGCTCCCGTGGACGACATGGCCGCCATGTACCCGGACGATAGACGTGCGCCCATGTACCCAGATGAAAGAGACATGATCGACAGACGAGCTCCAATGAGAGGTGGACCGATGCCGATGTCATCTGGCTATGACAGAGCGCCGCCTCGCGCTGCCCCCATGGGCAACGGAGACATGTACAGCAGGAGGACACCACCACCCAT GCGTGGAGCTGGTTCAGCGGGTGGCTATGACCGAGACCCCTACGGCCAGGCGTACCCCCCCATGGGACG CGGAGGCGCGCGCGGGCCACGAGACGCACTTCCGCGGCGCTACTAG
- the LOC116772951 gene encoding RNA-binding protein 4.1 isoform X2 yields the protein MFQQTKVFVGSLPQGSKPEDLRKLFERFGVVTECDIMNRCGFVHMQTEDQASAAIRALNNSSFNGGVITVERGRIKERGQRSGGGRGGMRGGMRGSMDRRGGGPMRGGPPPRDAPYPPMRDSRGMGPMRGADMRGPPMGGGGMGMRNGMGGGAPYDRGMERPPMGGGYDDRYNGYGGEDRRGFALMDGRGARDQYGAPPPMYPDDRRGYGAPVDDMAAMYPDDRRAPMYPDERDMIDRRAPMRGGPMPMSSGYDRAPPRAAPMGNGDMYSRRTPPPMRGAGSAGGYDRDPYGQAYPPMGRGGARGPRDALPRRY from the exons ATGTTTCAGCAAACGAAAGTGTTCGTTGGAAGTTTACCACAGGGATCGAAGCCAGAGGATTTGAGAAAACTTTTTGAACGTTTCGGAGTCGTCACAGAATGCGATATAATGAACAGATGCGGCTTCGTACACATGCAGACAGAGGACCAAGCATCCGCGGCCATACGAGCCTTGAACAACTCCTCATTCAATGGCGGCGTAATTACCGTCGAACGTGGTAGGATTAAGGAACGGGGACAACGAAGCGGCGGCGGTCGCGGTGGTATGAGGGGTGGCATGCGAGGATCGATGGACCGTCGAGGCGGAGGCCCAATGCGTGGGGGTCCGCCGCCGCGGGACGCTCCATACCCACCGATGCGTGATTCCCGCGGAATGGGTCCTATGAGAGGGGCTGACATGCGTGGACCGCCAATGGGAGGAGGCGGTATGGGTATGAGAAATGGAATGGGTGGCGGAGCCCCATACGACCGCGGCATGGAGCGCCCTCCCATGGGTGGCGGCTATGACGACCGCTACAACGGTTATGGAGGAGAAGACCGTCGCGGATTCGCATTAATGGACGGACGCGGTGCCAGAGACCAATATGGCGCTCCACCTCCGATGTACCCTGATGACAGAAGAGGTTACGGTGCTCCCGTGGACGACATGGCCGCCATGTACCCGGACGATAGACGTGCGCCCATGTACCCAGATGAAAGAGACATGATCGACAGACGAGCTCCAATGAGAGGTGGACCGATGCCGATGTCATCTGGCTATGACAGAGCGCCGCCTCGCGCTGCCCCCATGGGCAACGGAGACATGTACAGCAGGAGGACACCACCACCCAT GCGTGGAGCTGGTTCAGCGGGTGGCTATGACCGAGACCCCTACGGCCAGGCGTACCCCCCCATGGGACG CGGAGGCGCGCGCGGGCCACGAGACGCACTTCCGCGGCGCTACTAG